A genomic segment from Leptolyngbya boryana PCC 6306 encodes:
- the galE gene encoding UDP-glucose 4-epimerase GalE, whose amino-acid sequence MSSEKPIVLVTGGAGYIGSHAVLALQNAGYEVVVFDNLVYGHRDIVENVLKVELIEGDTNDRELLDRVFAARPFSAVMHFAAYAYVGESVAYPDKYYRNNVIGTLTLLEAMVAAGIKSFVFSSTCATYGVPKIVPIPEDHPQDPINPYGATKLMVERILADFDQAYDFKSVAFRYFNAAGADPQGRLGEDHQPETHLIPLVLMAALGKRDAISILGTDYPTPDGTCIRDYIHVSDLADAHVLGLNYLLQGGNSQRFNLGNGNGFSVREVIEMARKVTGRSINAIECDRRPGDPPALVGSAEKARSLLGWNPQYADLEQILSHAWQWHQKRHA is encoded by the coding sequence GTGTCATCTGAAAAGCCGATCGTATTAGTGACAGGTGGAGCCGGATATATCGGTTCTCACGCGGTGCTTGCTTTGCAAAATGCGGGCTATGAAGTGGTGGTCTTTGACAATCTCGTTTACGGACACCGCGATATTGTTGAGAATGTGCTGAAGGTCGAGTTAATCGAAGGAGATACGAACGATCGCGAATTGCTCGATCGTGTGTTTGCTGCTCGTCCCTTTAGCGCGGTGATGCACTTTGCTGCTTATGCCTATGTCGGTGAATCAGTCGCCTACCCAGATAAGTACTACCGCAATAATGTGATTGGAACGTTGACTTTGTTAGAAGCAATGGTCGCGGCTGGGATTAAATCTTTTGTCTTCTCCTCGACTTGCGCGACGTATGGCGTTCCGAAAATAGTCCCCATTCCTGAAGATCATCCTCAAGATCCGATCAACCCGTATGGTGCGACAAAGCTGATGGTTGAGCGCATCTTAGCCGATTTCGATCAAGCCTACGATTTCAAATCTGTGGCGTTTCGTTACTTTAATGCTGCGGGAGCTGATCCCCAGGGGCGGCTCGGTGAAGATCACCAGCCTGAAACTCACTTAATTCCGTTAGTGTTGATGGCGGCTCTAGGGAAGCGAGATGCCATCTCAATTCTCGGAACAGATTATCCAACTCCTGACGGAACCTGTATTCGGGATTATATTCACGTCAGCGATCTGGCTGACGCGCATGTGCTTGGGCTGAATTACTTGCTGCAAGGGGGTAATTCTCAGCGATTTAACTTGGGCAATGGCAACGGATTCTCGGTTAGAGAAGTGATCGAGATGGCGCGTAAGGTGACGGGTCGATCGATTAACGCGATCGAGTGCGATCGTCGCCCGGGCGATCCGCCTGCGCTGGTTGGCAGTGCAGAAAAAGCGCGATCCCTGCTCGGTTGGAATCCGCAATATGCGGATTTAGAGCAGATTCTTAGCCACGCTTGGCAATGGCATCAGAAACGCCACGCTTAG
- a CDS encoding sugar transferase, which translates to MLGKPFRMYKFRSMVDGAEHLKSQVENEAEGLIFKNQQDPRITRVGRFLRKTSLDELPQFWNVLRGEMSLVGTRPPTPDEVAQYSEHHWQRLNVKPGITGEWQVNGRSMVKDFEEIVQLDLRYQALWTPFYDIVLIVRTIYVIFARVGAF; encoded by the coding sequence ATGTTAGGCAAACCGTTTCGGATGTACAAGTTCCGATCCATGGTCGATGGAGCCGAGCATCTAAAATCCCAGGTTGAGAATGAAGCAGAAGGCTTAATTTTCAAAAATCAACAAGATCCGCGCATTACTCGGGTTGGGCGTTTCCTTCGGAAGACGAGCCTCGATGAGTTGCCCCAGTTTTGGAACGTATTGCGGGGCGAAATGAGTCTCGTTGGGACTCGTCCACCGACTCCCGATGAGGTCGCTCAGTATAGCGAACATCACTGGCAGCGCTTAAATGTAAAGCCTGGTATTACAGGCGAATGGCAGGTGAATGGACGATCAATGGTGAAGGATTTTGAAGAAATCGTTCAGTTAGATCTGCGGTATCAAGCGCTGTGGACACCGTTTTATGACATTGTTCTGATTGTGAGAACGATTTATGTCATCTTTGCCAGGGTTGGAGCGTTTTAG
- a CDS encoding IS110 family RNA-guided transposase, whose product MTDMPYVALIGLDWADQKHDVCLYDCAAQTQEHCVIGARPEAIEAWAMQLRVRYGGQPIAVCLEQKRGPLIYALCKYEFLVLYPVNPQTVSKYRQVFTPSRAKDDPTDAALQVELLRKHRDKLTVWQPASPMLRKLQALVEWRRTLIEDIGRTTNRLVDVLKGYFPQAIDCFEHRDTMVFCDFLTQWSTLSAVQQVSDEQLQQFFCEHHSRYKDCNARRIECLRNGIPLTQDSAIVESSQLMVQALVSQLRSLLTSVRQFEAQIDREFNQLPDAAIFAALPHAGTNLAPRLLLAFGEDRTRYQTAQDLLQYAGIAPVTERSGKKCWIHWRWGAPRFLRQTFIEWANESRKASLWAKAFYQAQKQAGKTHQAAIRALAFKWIRILFRCWQDRVPYDEAKYLLALHQKGSPLAQQILSQA is encoded by the coding sequence ATGACTGACATGCCTTATGTGGCTTTGATTGGTTTAGATTGGGCAGACCAAAAGCACGATGTGTGTTTGTATGATTGTGCGGCTCAAACTCAAGAACATTGCGTGATTGGCGCTCGACCAGAAGCGATTGAAGCCTGGGCAATGCAATTGCGGGTGCGCTATGGAGGACAACCGATTGCTGTTTGCCTGGAACAGAAACGAGGACCGTTGATCTATGCATTGTGTAAGTACGAGTTCCTTGTCCTCTATCCCGTCAATCCTCAAACCGTCTCTAAGTATCGTCAAGTCTTTACTCCGAGTCGTGCAAAGGATGATCCGACGGATGCAGCACTGCAGGTTGAACTTCTTCGGAAACACCGGGATAAACTGACGGTTTGGCAACCTGCCAGCCCAATGCTCAGAAAACTGCAAGCACTCGTCGAATGGCGACGCACGCTGATTGAAGATATTGGACGCACGACCAATCGTCTCGTCGATGTGCTCAAAGGATACTTTCCTCAAGCGATTGACTGTTTCGAGCATCGCGATACGATGGTGTTCTGTGACTTTCTCACACAATGGTCAACTTTGAGTGCGGTGCAGCAAGTCAGCGATGAACAGTTGCAGCAGTTTTTCTGTGAGCATCATTCTCGCTACAAAGACTGCAATGCTCGTCGAATTGAGTGTTTACGCAACGGTATTCCACTCACGCAAGATTCGGCGATCGTCGAATCGTCTCAACTCATGGTGCAAGCCTTGGTCAGCCAACTTCGTAGCTTGCTCACATCGGTGCGTCAGTTTGAAGCCCAAATAGATCGCGAATTCAATCAACTGCCTGATGCTGCGATCTTTGCGGCGCTCCCTCATGCTGGAACTAACCTCGCGCCACGATTGCTGCTGGCGTTTGGAGAAGATCGCACTCGTTATCAAACTGCCCAAGACTTGTTGCAGTATGCAGGCATTGCTCCGGTAACCGAACGCAGTGGGAAAAAGTGTTGGATACATTGGCGTTGGGGAGCACCGAGATTCTTACGCCAAACCTTCATTGAGTGGGCGAATGAATCGCGCAAAGCGTCCCTCTGGGCAAAGGCATTCTATCAAGCTCAGAAACAAGCTGGAAAGACGCATCAAGCTGCAATTCGAGCACTGGCGTTTAAGTGGATTCGGATTCTATTTCGTTGCTGGCAAGACCGAGTTCCGTATGATGAAGCCAAGTACCTCCTGGCATTGCACCAAAAAGGGTCACCCTTAGCACAGCAAATTCTTTCACAAGCATGA
- a CDS encoding sugar transferase: MFNPTLASSFTDSQIASTNFQVPHRSTTSFLKRAIDIVGSVAGLLIVAILFVPLAIAIRLDSPGPIFYGQERHGFMGRQGQYRRDQNCPENRQGQ, from the coding sequence ATGTTTAATCCTACTCTTGCCTCGTCATTCACCGATTCTCAGATTGCATCAACCAATTTTCAAGTGCCCCATCGATCTACTACTTCTTTCTTGAAGCGCGCCATCGACATTGTTGGTAGCGTAGCCGGACTCTTGATCGTAGCGATATTATTCGTCCCTTTGGCGATCGCGATTCGGTTAGATAGCCCAGGGCCAATTTTCTATGGGCAAGAACGGCATGGTTTTATGGGTAGACAAGGGCAGTACCGAAGAGATCAGAATTGCCCTGAGAATAGGCAAGGTCAGTGA
- a CDS encoding putative bifunctional lysylphosphatidylglycerol flippase/synthetase, with translation MNRKQLKPFLRGLILAAVLFFLLKTLANHWREVAQIRIDAAGIACLTIALGITLFAHIFAGYVWAWILKLLSYRVSGAWGAKTYLTTNLAKYLPGNIWHFYGRISAATKLKIPVEAATLSILLEPLLMVIAGCLFVLIGSGSIAWLQIGIAIAILIAIHPIFLNPILRQISKLKPSTSILRLEKYPLLPLLGELGFLGLRSIGFVFAVLALRTVNWGDLPLLVTAFSWAWLLGLITPGLPGGIGVFEAVAIAFLSRSFPSGEILAIVALYRLVNTLAETLGAGLAWIDDRLFPQD, from the coding sequence GTGAATCGCAAGCAGTTAAAACCTTTTTTGCGCGGGCTGATTTTGGCTGCCGTGCTGTTTTTCCTGCTGAAAACGTTGGCAAATCATTGGCGCGAGGTTGCTCAAATCCGAATTGATGCGGCTGGAATTGCTTGTTTAACGATCGCACTCGGAATCACCCTTTTCGCTCATATCTTTGCAGGCTACGTCTGGGCATGGATTCTGAAACTTCTGTCTTATCGCGTTTCTGGCGCTTGGGGTGCAAAGACCTACCTGACAACGAATCTAGCGAAATACCTGCCTGGAAATATTTGGCACTTCTATGGGCGCATTTCCGCCGCTACAAAACTGAAAATTCCTGTGGAAGCGGCAACTTTAAGCATTCTCTTAGAACCGCTCTTGATGGTAATTGCAGGCTGTTTGTTTGTTCTGATTGGATCAGGGTCAATCGCTTGGCTGCAAATTGGCATCGCGATCGCGATCCTGATTGCAATTCACCCGATCTTTCTCAACCCGATTCTTCGACAAATCAGCAAGCTCAAGCCATCAACTTCAATACTGCGACTTGAAAAATATCCGCTTTTGCCATTACTCGGAGAGCTCGGCTTTTTGGGATTGCGATCCATCGGCTTTGTCTTTGCCGTTTTAGCACTGCGTACGGTGAATTGGGGAGATCTACCGCTTCTCGTCACCGCATTTTCATGGGCATGGCTCCTCGGACTGATCACGCCAGGACTCCCAGGAGGCATTGGTGTATTTGAAGCGGTCGCAATTGCATTCCTAAGCCGATCGTTTCCAAGTGGTGAAATTTTAGCGATCGTGGCTCTGTATCGCTTGGTCAATACCCTGGCTGAAACTTTAGGAGCAGGATTGGCATGGATTGACGATCGGCTCTTTCCTCAAGATTGA
- a CDS encoding DUF6658 family protein, with product MSKIASVVKALRLKEITIAFLAGVMLLLNTACSGAAQAKMPSLSTSTSLDNDPHPVNQTQPYKGGMNNYDDTPPGQIPSEKAKSLVDNAKRNVDARYGNALEKTSDELGDTMGERVNRVTETAKNAVGRGTQNIKDNVKDAADDAAYQSKRTTKTLSDKAQDAIDAAKDTVK from the coding sequence ATGAGCAAAATCGCATCGGTTGTCAAAGCACTTCGATTAAAAGAAATCACGATCGCATTCCTTGCTGGAGTCATGTTGTTACTGAACACCGCTTGTAGTGGTGCGGCTCAAGCTAAAATGCCTTCTTTATCGACATCGACTTCTTTAGACAATGATCCGCATCCTGTGAATCAAACCCAGCCTTACAAAGGCGGCATGAACAATTACGATGACACGCCACCAGGACAAATTCCTTCAGAAAAAGCGAAGTCTTTGGTAGATAATGCAAAGCGCAATGTGGATGCGCGTTATGGCAACGCACTAGAGAAGACCTCTGACGAATTGGGTGACACGATGGGAGAACGGGTCAATCGCGTTACAGAAACTGCGAAAAATGCAGTCGGTCGAGGAACTCAAAACATCAAAGACAATGTGAAAGATGCCGCAGATGATGCTGCTTATCAGTCAAAGCGAACCACGAAAACTCTGAGCGATAAGGCTCAAGATGCCATCGACGCAGCAAAGGACACGGTCAAATAA
- a CDS encoding NfeD family protein translates to MKCVSGLQFWKSFFSIADAYHQPDFEIAEKVYELGQIAQVCEKLRPGQLGQVEFRGSWWTALCLDNVVLLPGASVRVVDRVELILVVEPLATAQVRALRPKKRGEIAA, encoded by the coding sequence ATGAAATGTGTAAGCGGGTTGCAATTCTGGAAATCTTTCTTTTCGATCGCGGATGCCTATCATCAACCTGATTTCGAGATTGCAGAGAAAGTTTATGAATTAGGACAAATTGCCCAAGTCTGTGAGAAATTACGACCTGGACAACTTGGGCAGGTCGAATTTCGGGGCAGTTGGTGGACGGCTTTGTGTCTAGACAACGTTGTATTGCTACCCGGAGCTAGCGTTCGTGTTGTCGATCGGGTGGAACTGATCTTAGTCGTTGAACCGCTCGCTACTGCGCAAGTCCGTGCATTGCGACCTAAGAAACGAGGAGAAATCGCTGCGTAG
- a CDS encoding glutathione S-transferase family protein has product MALGMMVDGKWTTNWNERDQSGKFNRSPTKFRDRITADGSSGFPAASGRYHLYVSLACPWAHRTLMMRSLKGLEAVIGLSIVDAVLSEKGWYFSENPGAIPDSVNQAEYLQEIYVKADAKYTGRVTVPVLWDKEKSTIVNNESREIIRMFDTEFAEFATRTNDLYPQDLQQQIDDTIDKIYMPVNNGVYRAGFATTQEAYEEAVTELFQNLDYWEAVLAKQRYLCGDRLTEADICMFSTLLRFDSVYHGHFKCNLRRILDYPNLWNYLKELYQHPQIQPTCNLDHIKRHYYMSQTQINPNRIVPIGPQIDFDEKHDRDRFS; this is encoded by the coding sequence ATGGCATTGGGAATGATGGTCGATGGAAAGTGGACGACCAATTGGAATGAACGAGATCAAAGCGGAAAATTCAACCGATCGCCAACGAAGTTTCGCGATCGCATTACGGCTGATGGTTCTAGCGGATTTCCAGCCGCCTCAGGGCGCTATCATCTTTATGTGTCGCTAGCTTGTCCTTGGGCACATCGCACGTTAATGATGCGATCGCTCAAAGGATTAGAGGCAGTCATTGGGCTTTCAATTGTTGATGCAGTGTTAAGTGAGAAAGGCTGGTATTTCTCTGAAAATCCGGGGGCGATTCCGGATTCGGTCAATCAGGCTGAATATCTGCAAGAGATCTATGTCAAAGCGGATGCAAAGTATACGGGGCGAGTTACAGTTCCGGTGCTGTGGGATAAAGAGAAAAGTACGATCGTCAATAATGAATCTCGCGAAATTATTCGCATGTTCGATACAGAATTTGCAGAATTTGCAACGCGAACGAATGATCTTTATCCACAGGATCTCCAACAGCAGATCGATGACACGATCGATAAAATCTACATGCCAGTTAACAATGGTGTATATCGAGCGGGATTTGCCACCACGCAAGAAGCGTATGAAGAAGCAGTGACCGAGCTTTTCCAGAATTTGGACTACTGGGAGGCTGTATTAGCAAAGCAAAGATATCTGTGTGGCGATCGCTTAACAGAAGCAGATATCTGCATGTTCTCCACATTGTTGCGGTTTGATTCGGTTTATCACGGTCATTTTAAGTGTAATTTGCGTCGAATTTTGGACTATCCAAATCTGTGGAACTATCTCAAAGAACTGTACCAACATCCACAGATTCAGCCGACTTGCAATCTAGACCACATTAAACGCCATTACTACATGAGTCAGACTCAGATTAATCCGAATCGGATTGTGCCAATTGGTCCACAGATCGATTTTGATGAAAAACACGATCGCGATCGGTTCAGTTAG
- a CDS encoding alpha/beta fold hydrolase, which yields MATPASLDGTLIRFNKVALKVAHSPGKSPAIVFIHGGLGSRTNWCLQWDYFQALGQEMLAYDLAGHGESGRYRRYSVGRHQRDLNRLLHHFKIHQPILCCHSYGVPIGLEWAKRHHARALIAIGGGTHNLTPWWEIPVIKFFALGGHHLYRWQFVQALLQSISNEQLAEFYSRNSIPTDAHPFEAIEGFWGYDAQHHPISCPVTVITGGDDPMFPPAMGHEWLANLLHVQSEHSSHITVPNVGHLVMAEAPEVVQNAITKWL from the coding sequence ATGGCTACACCTGCTAGTTTAGATGGCACTCTCATTCGCTTCAATAAAGTAGCGCTGAAAGTCGCTCATTCACCTGGCAAATCTCCTGCGATCGTGTTTATTCACGGAGGCTTAGGCAGTCGGACAAATTGGTGTTTACAGTGGGATTATTTTCAAGCGCTAGGGCAAGAAATGCTTGCTTATGATCTCGCTGGACATGGTGAGTCTGGACGCTACCGACGCTACTCAGTGGGGAGACACCAGCGGGATCTCAATCGTTTGCTGCATCACTTCAAAATTCATCAGCCGATTCTATGCTGCCATAGTTATGGGGTTCCCATTGGTTTAGAGTGGGCGAAGCGGCATCACGCTAGAGCGCTGATCGCCATCGGCGGCGGAACGCATAATCTTACACCTTGGTGGGAAATTCCGGTGATTAAATTTTTTGCGCTGGGCGGACATCATCTCTATCGCTGGCAGTTTGTCCAAGCCTTATTGCAATCGATTTCAAATGAGCAGCTCGCAGAGTTTTACAGCCGCAATTCGATTCCGACGGATGCTCATCCTTTTGAAGCGATCGAGGGCTTTTGGGGCTATGACGCTCAGCACCATCCGATTTCTTGCCCAGTTACCGTGATTACAGGTGGCGATGATCCCATGTTTCCGCCCGCGATGGGTCATGAATGGTTAGCGAATCTTTTACATGTTCAATCTGAGCACAGCTCTCATATTACCGTTCCCAACGTTGGACATTTGGTGATGGCAGAAGCTCCAGAGGTAGTTCAGAATGCTATTACCAAATGGCTCTAA
- a CDS encoding sensor histidine kinase has protein sequence MTKPNLRTRLFLSHMIVMVVGLSTLITVGKVYTPRLFVLHLEQLQGSGFNVIRVKRQLVDGFESAWSRGAFWSVVVGGTTAIGLSYWVSKRIMQPLIQMEQITQRFAAGHLQERVPENEIPELNRLADSFNRMAHDLEGVEQRRRDLVGDLTHELRTPLTVIEGYLEGLADGTIEPSSDIYQRLAKETVRLRRLVNDLQELSKAEAGYLPIQLQPVQIRPLLVAIVQKFSDQLLEESPTLKVDCPDTLPQALADPERVEQVLINLVGNALRYTPEGSITLRAWAEQERVWIAVEDTGKGIAAEDLPHVFERFWRSDRSRDRHSGGTGIGLAISRRLVELQKGTIEAESEVGQGSTFRFSLPILVERPKLLSSLRDRESPESAYPKSKL, from the coding sequence ATGACAAAGCCCAATCTCCGCACCCGTCTATTTTTGTCGCACATGATCGTCATGGTTGTGGGGCTAAGCACCTTAATAACCGTGGGTAAAGTTTACACGCCCCGATTGTTTGTGCTGCATTTAGAACAATTGCAGGGCAGTGGCTTTAACGTGATTCGCGTCAAGCGACAACTGGTCGATGGATTCGAGTCGGCTTGGAGTCGAGGTGCGTTTTGGTCAGTGGTGGTGGGAGGAACGACAGCGATCGGATTAAGTTACTGGGTGTCAAAGCGCATTATGCAGCCTTTGATTCAAATGGAGCAGATTACCCAACGCTTTGCCGCCGGACACTTACAAGAACGAGTTCCAGAGAATGAAATTCCAGAGCTGAACCGACTGGCAGATAGCTTCAATCGGATGGCACACGATCTCGAAGGCGTTGAACAACGCAGACGAGATTTAGTCGGGGACTTGACGCATGAATTACGGACACCCTTAACCGTCATTGAAGGCTATTTAGAAGGATTGGCAGATGGCACGATCGAGCCTTCTTCGGATATCTATCAACGTCTTGCCAAAGAAACGGTACGATTACGGCGATTAGTCAATGATCTGCAAGAACTGTCCAAAGCAGAAGCAGGCTATTTACCAATTCAGCTTCAACCTGTGCAAATTCGACCGCTCTTAGTGGCGATCGTGCAAAAATTTTCTGACCAACTGCTCGAAGAGAGTCCAACGTTAAAAGTAGATTGTCCAGACACGCTTCCTCAAGCTTTAGCTGATCCCGAACGGGTCGAACAAGTGCTGATCAATTTGGTCGGAAATGCGCTCCGCTACACGCCCGAAGGCAGCATTACGCTACGCGCCTGGGCAGAACAAGAGCGAGTCTGGATTGCAGTGGAAGATACAGGCAAAGGCATTGCTGCGGAAGATTTGCCCCATGTATTTGAGCGATTTTGGCGATCGGATCGCTCGCGCGATCGCCATTCAGGCGGAACAGGCATTGGACTTGCGATTTCTCGACGACTGGTCGAATTACAAAAAGGCACGATCGAGGCTGAAAGCGAAGTCGGTCAAGGCAGTACGTTCCGATTCTCGTTACCGATTTTAGTGGAGCGACCCAAACTTTTGTCTTCGTTGCGCGATCGCGAATCTCCCGAATCGGCTTATCCCAAATCCAAACTCTAA
- a CDS encoding response regulator transcription factor produces MEILIVEDEAEIAQLIQLYLEKEGFSCRTCRDGLSALQIFQEQKPDLIILDLMIPGLDGLEVCARVRQKPGTKDPFILMLTAKGEEIDRIIGLSTGADDYMVKPFSPKELVARVRALLRRTMRQGGQSQVYRTQNFVLDVDQRSASRQINDQAEPLDLTTLEFDLLSTFMSYPGRVWNRTQLIDKLWGSNFFGDERVVDTHVARLRKKIEPDPANPTFVKTVIGVGYKFEDTTP; encoded by the coding sequence ATGGAAATTCTGATTGTCGAAGACGAAGCTGAAATTGCTCAACTGATCCAACTTTATTTGGAAAAAGAGGGGTTTTCCTGTCGCACCTGCCGCGACGGACTCAGCGCGTTACAAATCTTCCAAGAACAAAAACCTGATCTGATCATCCTAGATTTGATGATCCCTGGATTAGATGGATTGGAGGTCTGTGCGCGGGTTCGTCAGAAACCGGGTACAAAAGATCCCTTTATCCTAATGTTGACCGCAAAGGGTGAAGAAATCGATCGCATTATCGGACTGTCCACAGGCGCAGACGATTACATGGTCAAACCCTTTAGTCCGAAAGAACTGGTCGCGCGAGTGCGGGCATTATTGCGGCGAACCATGCGCCAAGGTGGACAATCTCAGGTCTATCGCACCCAAAATTTTGTTTTAGATGTGGATCAGCGATCGGCATCTCGTCAGATCAATGATCAAGCCGAACCGCTTGATCTAACAACGCTCGAATTTGATTTACTCTCTACGTTTATGAGCTATCCCGGTCGAGTCTGGAACCGGACGCAACTGATCGACAAGCTTTGGGGCAGTAACTTCTTCGGAGATGAACGCGTCGTCGATACCCATGTCGCAAGATTGAGAAAGAAAATCGAACCGGACCCTGCAAATCCGACCTTTGTCAAAACGGTGATCGGAGTCGGCTACAAGTTTGAGGACACTACCCCATGA
- the psb30 gene encoding photosystem II reaction center protein Ycf12/Psb30: MEFLSFLNDINLTGIVQLALIAMIMLAGPVVIFLLALRGGDL; this comes from the coding sequence ATGGAGTTTTTGAGCTTTCTGAACGATATTAACCTTACAGGAATCGTTCAATTGGCATTGATTGCCATGATTATGCTGGCTGGGCCAGTGGTGATCTTCTTGCTAGCGCTCCGGGGTGGAGATCTGTAA
- a CDS encoding cytochrome P450, whose amino-acid sequence MSSSLPLPPGSSGLPVIGETFGFLNDPDFSTKRHKQFGNVFRTNLFGRSTIVLSGVDAVRFVLLNENQYFVISWPPSVKTLLGSASVPVQQGSLHQQRRKLLVQAFQPRALASYIPTMTSITQNYLDRWAQKETIRWYPELRNYTLDIACQLIVGISSGSQTRFGELFEIWVKGLFSVPLKLPGTKFSQALTSRQLLLDEIERVVKARQSQENIESDSLSLLLNAKDEEGNRLSIDELKDQVLTLLFAGHETLTSAIASFCLLMAQHPAILERLRAEQSQFKNDDLLTLEDLKQMDFLDQVLKEVLRVVSPVGGGFREVIQECEFDGYKIPKGSQVLYEIGQTHQDSTLYPNPKQFDPERFNPEQKLEPFSHVPFGGGIRECLGKEFARLEMRIFAALLVRNYEWELVPGQNLDLQMIPTPQPKDGLQVKFRRKAS is encoded by the coding sequence ATGTCCAGTTCCCTCCCTTTGCCTCCCGGTTCTTCAGGATTACCCGTTATCGGTGAAACATTCGGTTTTCTGAACGATCCTGACTTTTCTACTAAACGACACAAACAGTTTGGCAACGTTTTTAGAACCAATCTCTTTGGTCGATCGACGATTGTTCTATCAGGAGTCGATGCAGTTCGCTTTGTGCTGCTCAACGAGAATCAATACTTTGTTATCAGTTGGCCCCCCAGCGTAAAGACATTACTAGGATCTGCCTCAGTCCCGGTTCAGCAAGGGAGCCTTCATCAACAGCGCCGTAAGCTATTAGTTCAAGCGTTTCAGCCAAGAGCACTAGCTAGCTATATTCCGACAATGACGAGCATCACCCAAAACTATCTCGATCGTTGGGCGCAGAAAGAGACGATCCGTTGGTATCCAGAACTGCGGAATTACACACTCGACATTGCCTGTCAGCTCATTGTGGGTATTTCATCTGGTTCGCAAACTCGGTTTGGAGAATTGTTTGAGATCTGGGTAAAAGGGTTATTTTCTGTGCCTCTGAAGTTGCCAGGAACTAAGTTTAGTCAAGCCTTAACAAGCCGTCAGTTGTTGCTAGATGAGATTGAACGCGTTGTCAAAGCTCGCCAATCGCAAGAAAACATAGAATCAGATTCGCTCAGTCTTTTACTCAATGCGAAAGACGAAGAGGGAAATCGCTTGAGTATTGATGAACTCAAAGATCAAGTATTGACCTTATTGTTTGCGGGACATGAAACCTTGACTTCAGCGATCGCGTCTTTCTGTCTGTTGATGGCGCAACATCCAGCGATCTTAGAGCGGCTTCGAGCCGAACAATCGCAGTTTAAGAACGACGACTTACTCACACTCGAAGACTTAAAGCAGATGGACTTTCTCGATCAAGTCTTGAAAGAAGTGCTGCGAGTCGTATCTCCTGTAGGTGGAGGATTTCGAGAAGTCATTCAAGAGTGTGAGTTTGACGGCTATAAGATTCCTAAAGGCTCACAAGTCCTATACGAGATTGGTCAAACCCATCAAGATAGTACCCTTTATCCGAATCCGAAACAGTTTGATCCAGAGCGCTTCAATCCAGAGCAAAAGCTTGAGCCTTTTAGTCACGTGCCCTTTGGTGGTGGAATCCGCGAGTGTTTGGGGAAAGAGTTTGCCCGATTAGAAATGAGAATTTTTGCAGCGCTACTCGTTCGCAATTATGAATGGGAGTTAGTCCCTGGACAGAATCTTGACTTGCAAATGATTCCAACACCGCAACCGAAAGATGGACTCCAAGTGAAGTTCCGACGAAAAGCTAGCTAG